A region from the Hydrogenimonas sp. genome encodes:
- a CDS encoding tRNA-specific 2-thiouridylase MnmA, whose protein sequence is MGKKVLVGMSGGVDSTVTAKLLQDAGYEVEGVYMKLHDKPGYHEANFAKVLHVAEYLGIKAEMLDLSRDFDEAVYRPFIEGYKQGLTPNPCANCNRLIKFGKMMEHAKKVGADLLATGHYVRHDGRYIIEASDETKDQSYFLFDIDKSIIPHLIFPLGEWRKEDVKAYASKIEALKDFATQKESSEICFVETTYIDILKEHTEVEMPGEVLDTKGNVIGHHKGYMHYTIGKRRGFFVRGAHEPHYVKEIIPETNQIVVCRHDELEVRRIELERVNLMDEEKSFRCDVKVRYRTKRVACRVEVDEEGGAVIELEEPVFGVAAGQAAVFYSGNRLLGGGWIRG, encoded by the coding sequence TTGGGTAAAAAAGTTTTGGTCGGTATGAGCGGAGGGGTAGACTCTACTGTAACCGCCAAACTTCTTCAGGATGCCGGATACGAAGTGGAAGGCGTCTATATGAAGCTTCACGACAAACCGGGATACCATGAGGCCAACTTCGCGAAAGTTCTGCATGTGGCAGAGTACCTCGGTATCAAAGCAGAGATGCTGGATCTTTCACGCGATTTCGACGAAGCGGTCTACAGGCCTTTCATCGAGGGGTATAAGCAGGGGTTGACACCCAATCCGTGCGCAAACTGCAACCGCCTGATCAAATTCGGGAAGATGATGGAGCATGCGAAAAAAGTGGGTGCCGACCTTCTTGCGACCGGCCACTATGTACGCCACGACGGCAGGTATATTATCGAAGCTTCCGACGAAACCAAGGACCAGAGCTACTTTCTCTTCGATATAGACAAGAGCATAATTCCGCACCTGATCTTTCCGCTCGGCGAGTGGAGAAAAGAGGATGTAAAGGCGTATGCCTCGAAGATCGAGGCTTTGAAAGATTTTGCGACACAGAAGGAGTCGAGCGAAATCTGTTTTGTAGAGACCACCTACATAGATATATTGAAAGAGCATACAGAGGTTGAGATGCCGGGCGAGGTTCTCGATACGAAGGGTAATGTTATAGGCCACCACAAAGGGTATATGCACTATACGATCGGCAAACGAAGAGGATTTTTCGTGCGGGGAGCGCATGAGCCGCATTATGTGAAGGAGATCATACCCGAAACCAACCAGATCGTCGTATGCCGTCACGATGAACTGGAGGTTCGCCGCATAGAGCTGGAACGTGTAAACCTGATGGATGAAGAGAAGAGCTTCAGATGTGATGTGAAGGTCCGTTACCGTACAAAAAGAGTCGCTTGCCGGGTTGAGGTTGATGAAGAGGGGGGTGCGGTTATAGAGCTGGAAGAGCCGGTTTTCGGTGTGGCGGCCGGACAGGCGGCGGTCTTTTACAGCGGCAACCGCCTCCTGGGCGGCGGCTGGATCA